The DNA sequence CTTTTAGTAACGGGAGCCTCTGGTCATTTAAATAAGCTCCTTCTCCTTTAACGGAGACAAAAAGCTCACGGTTCATCACATCGTAAATAACTCCGATTAAAGGCACACCATCTTCAAAAATACCAACGGAAATAGCAAAGTTGGTCCCCATATGAACGAAATTAATCGTACCGTCAATTGGATCAAGAATCCAGACAACGCCGTCAAGATCTTTAATATTTTCAAAGGAACCCTCTTCTCCCATTAACCGATGCTCAGAGAAATTTTTGGAGATTTTATCTTTAAAGAATTTTTCGACATTTCTGTCTACATCAGTAACTAAATCGTCTTTATCTTCTTTTGTATCGATTCCATAAGTATACTTCATCTGTTCTCTAATATAATCAGCAGCTTCTTTCACATAGGAAACTGCAGTATCCTTAAGCATATTTTTATCCATGCCTGCTTCCACATCCTTTTGGTCAATTCGGTGATGTTCTTACTTATATCACACAGGGAGCAGGTCAAGCAAATAAAAGAGGGGTATTTAGAGCAAGGAGTGGTAAAGCCCGTAAAAATCCCTCCATGAGAAATTCATCATGAAGGGCAAAGTGCAATATCTGCAATGCCTATATATGGACGTCCCTGCTGAAAAATTAAATGTTGAGCAGCCAGTAATTTAAGCTTCGAGGCGAAGCCATTCTCCGCGCAGCTCTTCAAGCTTATGTTTACTAAGCTTCACCTGGTCTGCTTCGTCAGCCTGCATTGCGTCAAAAAGTGTCTGCAGTTCGTAATC is a window from the Alkalicoccus halolimnae genome containing:
- a CDS encoding inositol monophosphatase family protein, with product MDKNMLKDTAVSYVKEAADYIREQMKYTYGIDTKEDKDDLVTDVDRNVEKFFKDKISKNFSEHRLMGEEGSFENIKDLDGVVWILDPIDGTINFVHMGTNFAISVGIFEDGVPLIGVIYDVMNRELFVSVKGEGAYLNDQRLPLLKERPLDEALVSFNTGWVLKDKDLQSVVEQVRGTRSYGVAAIEIAYVAAGRLDAYISKKLAPWDIAGGCALLNEVGGVATNYRGEKLTFLDVDTLFAANPSIYKQIEKELKSR